One Streptomyces sp. L2 genomic window carries:
- a CDS encoding serine/threonine-protein kinase, with protein sequence MGEVFAGRYELADPIGRGGVGAVWRAWDHRRRRYVAAKVLQQRDAHTLLRFVREQALRIDHPHVLAPASWAADDDQVLFTMDLVAGGCLVHLVGDYGPLPPAFVCTLLDQLLSGLAAVHAEGVVHRDIKPANLLLEATGTGRPRLRLSDFGIAMRLGEPRLTETNLVVGTPGYLAPEQLLGAEPDFPADLFAVGLVALYLLEGAKPDAKALVEYFVDNGTPGPPTGIPEPLWQVVATLLQPDPEARFRTATGARKALATARELLPEPGPDDELIEIFDQLGPLPPGFGPDGPLKAASGVAPELRRPNRAETTGSDGPEPTGSPGTGAAARNRATGTAATPHTDATPPTDPRLTTGHGTAPPLPAMSDTGSFPLPPPQPATPPEPYTPRPYTSQPYAPQPGQEGTGHPADAVAHPSPAVPPHERTDPAHRNPAGRPGALWSGASWPPHPPTPTPPPHPRPHADTSTASYTAHDPQNGSPAQRVAGADRPGTAEARRAPRTHRAHSRARARRTTGRRPGPPAKAAIPILLLALACYAVGFWALARG encoded by the coding sequence ATGGGTGAGGTGTTCGCCGGCCGGTACGAGCTGGCCGACCCGATCGGGCGCGGCGGGGTGGGCGCCGTGTGGCGTGCCTGGGACCACCGCAGGCGCCGCTATGTGGCCGCCAAGGTGCTCCAGCAGCGGGACGCCCACACACTGCTCCGCTTCGTCCGGGAGCAGGCGCTGCGCATCGACCACCCGCATGTGCTCGCCCCGGCCAGCTGGGCCGCGGACGACGACCAGGTGCTGTTCACCATGGACCTGGTCGCAGGCGGCTGCCTCGTCCACCTCGTCGGCGACTACGGCCCCCTTCCGCCGGCGTTCGTGTGCACCCTGCTCGACCAACTCCTGTCCGGGCTCGCCGCGGTGCACGCGGAAGGTGTCGTCCACCGTGACATCAAGCCCGCGAACCTGCTGCTGGAGGCCACCGGCACCGGCCGGCCGCGGCTGCGGCTGTCCGACTTCGGCATCGCCATGCGGCTCGGCGAGCCCCGCCTGACCGAGACCAACCTCGTGGTGGGCACCCCGGGTTATCTCGCCCCCGAGCAACTGCTGGGCGCCGAACCGGACTTCCCCGCCGACCTGTTCGCCGTAGGGCTGGTCGCCCTGTATCTCCTGGAGGGCGCCAAGCCGGACGCCAAGGCCCTCGTGGAGTACTTCGTCGACAACGGGACGCCGGGGCCGCCCACGGGCATCCCGGAGCCCCTCTGGCAGGTCGTCGCGACCCTCCTCCAGCCCGACCCGGAGGCCCGTTTCCGCACGGCCACGGGGGCGCGCAAGGCGCTCGCCACGGCCCGGGAACTCCTGCCCGAGCCGGGCCCGGACGACGAGTTGATCGAGATCTTCGACCAACTCGGCCCGCTGCCACCCGGGTTCGGACCGGACGGCCCGCTCAAGGCGGCGTCCGGGGTGGCCCCGGAGCTGCGGCGCCCGAACCGGGCCGAGACCACGGGGAGCGACGGACCGGAGCCGACCGGCAGCCCGGGCACCGGCGCCGCCGCCCGGAACCGGGCGACCGGCACCGCCGCGACACCGCACACCGACGCCACGCCACCCACCGACCCCCGCCTCACCACCGGGCACGGTACGGCGCCCCCGCTGCCCGCCATGTCGGACACCGGCAGCTTCCCGCTCCCGCCGCCCCAGCCGGCGACGCCTCCGGAGCCGTACACCCCACGGCCGTACACCTCACAGCCGTACGCCCCGCAGCCGGGGCAGGAGGGCACGGGCCACCCGGCCGATGCGGTCGCCCATCCCTCCCCCGCCGTACCGCCCCACGAGCGGACGGACCCCGCCCACCGGAATCCCGCCGGCCGGCCCGGCGCCCTCTGGTCCGGGGCCTCCTGGCCGCCCCACCCGCCCACGCCGACGCCACCGCCGCACCCGCGCCCCCACGCCGACACCTCCACGGCGTCGTACACCGCTCACGATCCACAGAACGGGAGCCCGGCACAGCGGGTGGCGGGCGCCGATCGGCCGGGAACCGCCGAGGCCCGTCGGGCGCCCCGCACGCACCGTGCCCACAGCCGTGCACGGGCCCGGCGCACCACGGGCCGCCGCCCCGGTCCCCCGGCCAAGGCGGCGATACCGATCCTGCTCCTGGCACTCGCCTGCTACGCCGTCGGTTTCTGGGCGCTCGCCCGCGGCTGA
- a CDS encoding DLW-39 family protein, translated as MKKLLLVALAAIGGLLVYRQIQADRAEQDLWTEATDSVPTGS; from the coding sequence GTGAAGAAGCTGCTCCTGGTCGCACTGGCCGCCATCGGCGGGCTCCTCGTGTACCGCCAGATCCAGGCGGATCGCGCCGAGCAGGACCTGTGGACGGAGGCGACTGACTCCGTGCCCACGGGTTCGTGA
- a CDS encoding DUF6344 domain-containing protein, with protein sequence MTQNKVMKLWTAIVTAFLALCTALGLVTATTAAATPQNSSPVENTAQRTVPPIPAAHQWTWSPHASALPPTMKQRIRAEAHGKSPSCRHGSLPDTADLADEVLAPLDC encoded by the coding sequence ATGACCCAGAACAAGGTCATGAAGCTGTGGACCGCCATCGTCACCGCCTTCCTCGCGCTGTGCACGGCGCTGGGACTCGTCACCGCCACCACCGCGGCGGCCACGCCCCAGAACTCCAGCCCCGTCGAGAACACCGCGCAGCGGACGGTCCCGCCGATCCCGGCGGCCCACCAGTGGACCTGGTCACCTCACGCCAGCGCCCTGCCCCCCACGATGAAGCAGCGCATCCGGGCCGAGGCCCACGGCAAGTCCCCCAGCTGCCGCCACGGCTCCCTCCCCGACACGGCCGACCTCGCGGACGAAGTCCTCGCCCCGCTCGACTGCTGA
- a CDS encoding DUF3566 domain-containing protein, translating into MSGATGAGSAGTSTGTDADGGGRGSGARAKRAKGKAGAAQVASAATSGAAASAASARASAAAAGNAPDPHTTNLKPVKASAAGPRNSSQDHPQDSSQDSSQASSDKHGSQGGTVTDTRGPQTAAGSAAPGGTQSSSPLPGERGPQQPAGPYHPPQAYPAQGVAGTAGVAGSTGGTAGVRRPRTGARTTPRTRKARLRVAKADPWSVMKVSFLLSIALGICTIVASAVLWMVMDAMGVFATVGGTISEATGSNESNGFDLQSFLSLPHVLMFTAIIAVIDVVLATALATLGAFIYNLSAGFVGGVELTLAEDE; encoded by the coding sequence GTGAGCGGAGCCACGGGCGCCGGATCGGCCGGTACCTCCACGGGTACGGACGCGGACGGCGGCGGCCGTGGCTCCGGCGCGCGTGCGAAGCGGGCGAAGGGCAAGGCGGGGGCCGCGCAGGTGGCCTCCGCGGCGACTTCCGGAGCGGCTGCTTCGGCGGCATCTGCGCGGGCCTCCGCGGCGGCCGCCGGAAACGCGCCCGATCCGCACACGACGAACCTCAAGCCGGTGAAGGCCTCCGCGGCCGGCCCGCGCAATTCCTCGCAGGACCATCCGCAGGACTCTTCGCAGGACTCTTCGCAGGCCTCTTCCGACAAGCATGGATCCCAGGGGGGAACTGTGACGGACACCCGAGGACCGCAGACGGCGGCCGGCTCGGCCGCCCCGGGCGGAACGCAGTCGTCCTCCCCGCTGCCCGGCGAGCGCGGCCCGCAGCAGCCGGCCGGCCCCTACCACCCCCCGCAGGCCTACCCGGCCCAGGGCGTCGCGGGCACCGCGGGCGTCGCCGGGAGCACGGGCGGTACCGCCGGGGTACGGCGCCCCCGCACCGGCGCGCGCACCACCCCCCGCACCCGCAAGGCGCGGCTGCGCGTCGCCAAGGCCGACCCGTGGTCCGTGATGAAGGTCAGCTTCCTGCTCTCCATCGCGCTGGGCATCTGCACGATCGTCGCGTCGGCGGTGCTGTGGATGGTCATGGACGCGATGGGCGTGTTCGCCACGGTCGGCGGCACGATCTCGGAGGCGACCGGCTCCAACGAGTCGAACGGCTTCGACCTCCAGTCGTTCCTGTCGCTGCCGCACGTCCTGATGTTCACGGCGATCATCGCGGTCATCGACGTCGTCCTCGCCACCGCGCTGGCGACCCTCGGCGCGTTCATCTACAACCTCTCCGCGGGCTTCGTGGGCGGCGTCGAGCTGACCCTCGCGGAGGACGAGTAG
- the gyrA gene encoding DNA gyrase subunit A, translating to MADENTPATPEEGGELAMRIEPVGLETEMQRSYLDYAMSVIVSRALPDVRDGLKPVHRRVLYAMYDGGYRPERGFYKCARVVGDVMGNYHPHGDSSIYDALVRLAQPWSMRMPLVDSNGNFGSPGNDPAAAMRYTECKMAPLSMEMVRDIDEETVDFTDNYDGRSQEPTVLPSRFPNLLINGSAGIAVGMATNIPPHNLREVAAGAQWCLENPDASHEELLDALIERIKGPDFPTGALVVGRKGIEEAYRTGRGSITMRAVVEVEEIQNRQCLVVTELPYQTNPDNLAQKIADLVKDGKIGGIADVRDETSSRTGQRLVIVLKRDAVAKVVLNNLYKHTDLQSNFGANMLALVDGVPRTLSLDAFIRHWVTHQIEVIVRRTRFRLRKAEERAHILRGLLKALDAIDEVIALIRRSETVDVARQGLMGLLEIDEIQANAILEMQLRRLAALERQKIVQEHDELQAKITEYNEILASPVRQRGIVSAELAAIVEKYGDDRKTKLIPYEGDMSIEDLIAEEDIVVTVTRGGYVKRTKTDDYRAQKRGGKGVRGTKLKEDDIVDHFFVTTTHHWLLFFTNKGRVYRAKAYELPDAGRDARGQHVANLLAFQPDESIAQILAIRDYEATPYLVLGTKAGLVKKTPLKDYDSPRSGGVIAINLREREDGTDDELIGAELVSADDDLLLISKKAQSIRFTASDDTLRPMGRATSGVKGMSFREGDELLSMNVVRPGTFVFTATDGGYAKRTRVDEYRVQGRGGLGIKAAKIVEDRGELVGALVVEEHDEILAITLSGGVIRTRVSGVRETGRDTMGVQLINLGKRDAVVGIARNAEAGREAEEVDGEDVVDETAEGAASTGTDEGEAPSAE from the coding sequence ATGGCCGACGAGAACACTCCCGCGACGCCCGAAGAGGGCGGCGAACTCGCGATGCGCATCGAGCCCGTCGGGCTCGAGACGGAGATGCAGCGCTCGTACCTGGACTACGCGATGTCCGTCATCGTGTCCCGTGCGCTGCCCGACGTCCGTGACGGTCTCAAGCCCGTCCACCGCCGTGTGCTGTACGCCATGTACGACGGCGGCTACCGCCCCGAGCGCGGCTTCTACAAGTGCGCCCGTGTCGTCGGCGACGTCATGGGCAACTACCACCCGCACGGCGACTCCTCCATCTACGACGCCCTGGTCCGCCTCGCCCAGCCGTGGTCGATGCGGATGCCGCTGGTGGACTCCAACGGCAACTTCGGCTCCCCGGGCAACGACCCGGCCGCGGCGATGCGGTACACCGAGTGCAAGATGGCGCCGCTGTCGATGGAGATGGTCCGCGACATCGACGAGGAGACCGTCGACTTCACGGACAACTACGACGGCCGCTCACAGGAGCCGACCGTCCTGCCGTCCCGCTTCCCGAACCTGCTGATCAACGGCTCGGCGGGCATCGCGGTCGGCATGGCGACCAACATCCCGCCGCACAACCTGCGCGAGGTCGCGGCCGGCGCCCAGTGGTGCCTGGAGAACCCGGACGCCTCGCACGAGGAGCTGCTGGACGCGCTGATCGAGCGGATCAAGGGCCCGGACTTCCCGACGGGCGCCCTGGTGGTGGGCCGCAAGGGCATCGAGGAGGCGTACCGCACCGGGCGCGGCTCGATCACGATGCGCGCGGTGGTCGAGGTCGAGGAGATCCAGAACCGCCAGTGCCTGGTGGTCACGGAGCTGCCGTACCAGACGAACCCGGACAACCTCGCGCAGAAGATCGCCGACCTGGTGAAGGACGGCAAGATCGGCGGCATCGCCGACGTCCGTGACGAGACGTCGTCCCGCACCGGCCAGCGCCTGGTGATCGTCCTGAAGCGGGACGCGGTCGCCAAGGTCGTGCTGAACAACCTGTACAAGCACACCGACCTGCAGTCGAACTTCGGCGCCAACATGCTGGCCCTGGTCGACGGCGTGCCGCGCACCCTGTCATTGGACGCGTTCATCCGGCACTGGGTGACGCACCAGATCGAGGTCATCGTCCGCCGTACGCGCTTCCGCCTGCGCAAGGCCGAGGAGCGGGCGCACATCCTGCGCGGCCTGCTGAAGGCGCTGGACGCGATCGACGAGGTCATCGCGCTGATCCGGCGCAGCGAGACCGTCGACGTGGCGCGCCAGGGCCTGATGGGCCTGCTGGAGATCGACGAGATCCAGGCCAACGCGATCCTGGAGATGCAGCTGCGGCGCCTGGCGGCCCTGGAGCGGCAGAAGATCGTCCAGGAGCACGACGAGCTGCAGGCGAAGATCACCGAGTACAACGAGATCCTCGCCTCGCCGGTCCGCCAGCGCGGCATCGTCAGCGCGGAGCTGGCCGCGATCGTCGAGAAGTACGGCGACGACCGCAAGACCAAGCTGATCCCGTACGAGGGCGACATGTCCATCGAGGACCTGATCGCCGAAGAGGACATCGTCGTCACCGTCACCCGCGGCGGCTACGTCAAGCGGACCAAGACGGACGACTACCGCGCCCAGAAGCGCGGCGGCAAGGGCGTGCGCGGCACGAAGCTGAAGGAAGACGACATCGTCGACCACTTCTTCGTCACCACCACGCACCACTGGCTGCTGTTCTTCACCAACAAGGGCCGGGTGTACCGGGCGAAGGCGTACGAGCTCCCCGACGCCGGCCGGGACGCGCGCGGGCAGCACGTGGCGAACCTGCTGGCCTTCCAGCCGGACGAGTCGATCGCCCAGATCCTCGCGATCCGCGACTACGAGGCGACCCCGTACCTGGTGCTCGGCACCAAGGCGGGCCTGGTCAAGAAGACGCCGCTGAAGGACTACGACTCGCCGCGCTCCGGCGGTGTCATCGCGATCAACCTGCGGGAGCGGGAGGACGGCACCGACGACGAGCTGATCGGCGCCGAACTCGTCTCGGCCGACGACGACCTGCTGCTGATCAGCAAGAAGGCGCAGTCGATCCGGTTCACCGCCTCGGACGACACCCTGCGCCCGATGGGCCGCGCCACCTCCGGCGTCAAGGGGATGAGTTTCCGTGAGGGCGACGAGCTTCTCTCGATGAATGTGGTGCGACCGGGTACGTTCGTGTTCACTGCCACGGACGGCGGGTACGCGAAGCGGACCCGCGTCGACGAGTACCGCGTCCAGGGTCGCGGCGGCCTCGGCATCAAGGCCGCCAAGATCGTGGAGGACCGCGGTGAGCTGGTCGGCGCGCTGGTGGTCGAGGAGCACGACGAGATCCTCGCCATCACCCTCTCCGGCGGTGTGATTCGTACGCGAGTCAGCGGGGTCAGGGAGACCGGCCGTGACACCATGGGCGTCCAGCTGATCAACCTGGGCAAGCGCGATGCCGTGGTCGGTATCGCACGTAACGCCGAGGCGGGACGCGAGGCGGAGGAGGTCGACGGCGAGGACGTCGTCGACGAGACCGCCGAGGGTGCCGCGAGCACCGGCACGGACGAGGGTGAGGCGCCCTCGGCCGAGTAG